From one Musa acuminata AAA Group cultivar baxijiao chromosome BXJ2-6, Cavendish_Baxijiao_AAA, whole genome shotgun sequence genomic stretch:
- the LOC135615211 gene encoding rhomboid-like protein 15 isoform X1, giving the protein MRPNIVTEARLPTRLHQWWATVPFITSGVIITCGVIYLVCLLVGYDSFYEICFLPSAVVSQFQVYRIYTSALFHGSLLHVLFNMLALVPLGMELERIMGSVRLLYLMLFLATTNSIFHLIIAVVVAGNPLHPLPFLMNQCSIGFSGIIFSMIVIETSLSGVQSRSVFGLFNVPAKWYAWILLVLFQLLASNVSLLGHLCGILSGFAYTYGFFNYLLPGPSVYSAIESFSILSLCVRRPGFILCTGGTTYGQLPTHSSTATMSNGLSSGNLWRNISSWMPQRAASTAQPAQDPRFPGRGRTLGSTGNQSLTPADSDLNLHARLLDNSTNRPLETTTLSTETWLPDARHSTLDTEAVAGLVTTNQGVDIFEEELKKLVAMGFEKTEAEVALAAADGDPSVAIEILMSHQQQG; this is encoded by the exons ATGCGACCGAACATCGTCACCGAG GCAAGGCTGCCAACGAGGCTGCATCAGTGGTGGGCTACTGTTCCATTTATTACTTCTGGTGTCATTATCACTTGTGGTGTAATTTATCTGGTGTGCTTGCTGGTTGGGTATGACTCCTTTTATGAGATATGCTTCTTGCCTTCTGCAGTCGTTTCACAGTTTCAAG TATATAGGATCTACACGTCTGCTCTTTTTCATGGATCTTTGCTGCATGTTCTCTTCAATATGTTAGCTTTAGTACCTTTGGGCATGGAATTGGAGCGAATAATGGGTTCTGTTCGGCTTTTATATTTGATGCTCTTTCTTGCAACAACCAATTCTATATTTCATCTCATTATTGCTGTAGTGGTGGCTGGAAATCCATTACATCCTTTGCCATTTCTCATGAACCAATGCTCCATTGGCTTCTCTGGAATCATATTCTCAATGATCGTCATAGAAACAAGCTTGAGCGGTGTTCAATCTAGAAG TGTTTTTGGACTCTTCAATGTTCCTGCTAAATG GTATGCATGGATCTTATTGGTACTTTTTCAACTTCTGGCATCTAATGTATCATTGTTGGGGCACTTGTGTGGCATCCTGTCTGGGTTTGCAT ACACATATGGATTCTTTAACTACTTACTTCCTGGGCCATCTGTCTATTCTGCCATTGAAAGCTTCTCTATCCTG TCATTATGTGTAAGGCGTCCTGGATTTATATTGTGCACCGGAGGGACTACATATGGTCAGCTTCCCACACATTCAAGTACAGCTACAATGTCCAA TGGTCTGAGTTCAGGAAATTTATGGAGGAACATCTCTTCATGGATGCCACAAAGGGCGGCATCAACTGCTCAG CCAGCACAGGATCCAAGATTTCCTGGAAGGGGAAGGACTCTTGGTTCTACTGGAAATCAGTCGTTAACTCCAGCTGATTCTGACTTGAACTTGCATGCAAGGCTTTTAGATAACTCCACAAATCGTCCATTGGAGACAACAACATTAAGTACAGAAACATGGTTACCAGACGCAAG GCATTCTACTCTAGACACTGAAGCAGTTGCTGGATTAGTGACAACCAATCAG GGTGTAGATATCTTCGAAGAGGAACTCAAGAAACTTGTAGCAATGGGTTTTGAGAAG ACTGAAGCTGAAGTTGCCTTGGCTGCTGCCGATGGAGATCCTAGTGTTGCCATTGAAATTCTAATGAGCCATCAGCAGCAG GGATAA
- the LOC135615211 gene encoding rhomboid-like protein 15 isoform X2, producing MRPNIVTEARLPTRLHQWWATVPFITSGVIITCGVIYLVCLLVGYDSFYEICFLPSAVVSQFQVYRIYTSALFHGSLLHVLFNMLALVPLGMELERIMGSVRLLYLMLFLATTNSIFHLIIAVVVAGNPLHPLPFLMNQCSIGFSGIIFSMIVIETSLSGVQSRSVFGLFNVPAKWYAWILLVLFQLLASNVSLLGHLCGILSGFAYTYGFFNYLLPGPSVYSAIESFSILSLCVRRPGFILCTGGTTYGQLPTHSSTATMSNGLSSGNLWRNISSWMPQRAASTAQDPRFPGRGRTLGSTGNQSLTPADSDLNLHARLLDNSTNRPLETTTLSTETWLPDARHSTLDTEAVAGLVTTNQGVDIFEEELKKLVAMGFEKTEAEVALAAADGDPSVAIEILMSHQQQG from the exons ATGCGACCGAACATCGTCACCGAG GCAAGGCTGCCAACGAGGCTGCATCAGTGGTGGGCTACTGTTCCATTTATTACTTCTGGTGTCATTATCACTTGTGGTGTAATTTATCTGGTGTGCTTGCTGGTTGGGTATGACTCCTTTTATGAGATATGCTTCTTGCCTTCTGCAGTCGTTTCACAGTTTCAAG TATATAGGATCTACACGTCTGCTCTTTTTCATGGATCTTTGCTGCATGTTCTCTTCAATATGTTAGCTTTAGTACCTTTGGGCATGGAATTGGAGCGAATAATGGGTTCTGTTCGGCTTTTATATTTGATGCTCTTTCTTGCAACAACCAATTCTATATTTCATCTCATTATTGCTGTAGTGGTGGCTGGAAATCCATTACATCCTTTGCCATTTCTCATGAACCAATGCTCCATTGGCTTCTCTGGAATCATATTCTCAATGATCGTCATAGAAACAAGCTTGAGCGGTGTTCAATCTAGAAG TGTTTTTGGACTCTTCAATGTTCCTGCTAAATG GTATGCATGGATCTTATTGGTACTTTTTCAACTTCTGGCATCTAATGTATCATTGTTGGGGCACTTGTGTGGCATCCTGTCTGGGTTTGCAT ACACATATGGATTCTTTAACTACTTACTTCCTGGGCCATCTGTCTATTCTGCCATTGAAAGCTTCTCTATCCTG TCATTATGTGTAAGGCGTCCTGGATTTATATTGTGCACCGGAGGGACTACATATGGTCAGCTTCCCACACATTCAAGTACAGCTACAATGTCCAA TGGTCTGAGTTCAGGAAATTTATGGAGGAACATCTCTTCATGGATGCCACAAAGGGCGGCATCAACTGCTCAG GATCCAAGATTTCCTGGAAGGGGAAGGACTCTTGGTTCTACTGGAAATCAGTCGTTAACTCCAGCTGATTCTGACTTGAACTTGCATGCAAGGCTTTTAGATAACTCCACAAATCGTCCATTGGAGACAACAACATTAAGTACAGAAACATGGTTACCAGACGCAAG GCATTCTACTCTAGACACTGAAGCAGTTGCTGGATTAGTGACAACCAATCAG GGTGTAGATATCTTCGAAGAGGAACTCAAGAAACTTGTAGCAATGGGTTTTGAGAAG ACTGAAGCTGAAGTTGCCTTGGCTGCTGCCGATGGAGATCCTAGTGTTGCCATTGAAATTCTAATGAGCCATCAGCAGCAG GGATAA